From the Salmo trutta chromosome 30, fSalTru1.1, whole genome shotgun sequence genome, one window contains:
- the LOC115169022 gene encoding protein kish-B: protein MANVYSFDGLLVFGLLFICTCAYLKKVPRVKGWLLAEKRGVWGVFYKASVIGTRLHLTVALSCVTMAFYVLFLK, encoded by the exons ATGGCAAACG TGTATTCATTCGATGGTTTACTGGTGTTCGGCTTGCTGTTTATCTGCACTTGTGCCTACCTGAAGAAAGTGCCTCGAGTGAAGGGCTGGCTGCTGGCAGAGAAGAGAGGGGTCTGGGGGGTGTTCTACAAAG CATCTGTGATTGGGACCAGGCTTCACCTGACAGTGGCTCTATCCTGTGTGACCATGGCGTTCTACGTTCTCTTTCTAAAGTGA
- the zgc:195245 gene encoding protein FAM107B isoform X1 yields the protein MSDFCKQADQWSSKYVDLSATGKEGLMDRRARSITGTEGMLEAKVLPQRPGFRHHRKENYVCREPLSRQSTEFSEVPEGTQTQSQQPPRVKLNGSTVETPSHHDLHRELLLSTKRGLLPGEKPELKRVLEQRRLEQHREQELALRPPLELETELRKRQQILLEYEQEEIRRREEQEKGVPEFVRVKDNLRRTQVSGQ from the exons ATGAGCGACTTCTGTAAACAGGCTGATCAGTGGAGCTCGAAATACGTCGATTTGAGTGCTACTGGAAAGGAAGGACTAATGGATCGACGAGCAAGAAGCATCACAGGAACAGAAGGAATGCTGGAAGCAAAG GTGCTTCCTCAGCGGCCAGGATTTCGACACCACCGAAAAG AGAACTATGTGTGCCGCGAGCCCCTGTCCCGGCAGTCTACAGAGTTTAGTGAGGTCCCGGAAGGGACTCAGACCCAGTCCCAGCAGCCGCCCAGGGTGAAACTGAACGGCTCCACTGTGGAGACACCCAGCCACCACGACCTGCACCGCGAACTACTGCTCAGCACCAAACG AGGCCTGTTGCCGGGAGAGAAGCCTGAGCTGAAGCGAGTCCTGGAACAGAGGAGGCTGGAGCAGCATAGAGAGCAGGAACTGGCTCTACGGCCTCCTTTAGAACTGGAGACTGAACTACGCAAGAGACAGCAGATACTGCTGGAG TATGAGCAGGAGGAGATCAGGCGtcgagaggagcaggagaagggTGTCCCTGAGTTTGTTCGCGTGAAGGACAACCTGAGGCGCACACAGGTGTCTGGGCAATGA
- the zgc:195245 gene encoding protein FAM107B isoform X3 has translation MLDSEARKKQTPVCVEVLPQRPGFRHHRKENYVCREPLSRQSTEFSEVPEGTQTQSQQPPRVKLNGSTVETPSHHDLHRELLLSTKRGLLPGEKPELKRVLEQRRLEQHREQELALRPPLELETELRKRQQILLEYEQEEIRRREEQEKGVPEFVRVKDNLRRTQVSGQ, from the exons ATGTTGGATTCGGAAGCCAGAAAGAAGCAGACACCTGTCTGTGTCGAG GTGCTTCCTCAGCGGCCAGGATTTCGACACCACCGAAAAG AGAACTATGTGTGCCGCGAGCCCCTGTCCCGGCAGTCTACAGAGTTTAGTGAGGTCCCGGAAGGGACTCAGACCCAGTCCCAGCAGCCGCCCAGGGTGAAACTGAACGGCTCCACTGTGGAGACACCCAGCCACCACGACCTGCACCGCGAACTACTGCTCAGCACCAAACG AGGCCTGTTGCCGGGAGAGAAGCCTGAGCTGAAGCGAGTCCTGGAACAGAGGAGGCTGGAGCAGCATAGAGAGCAGGAACTGGCTCTACGGCCTCCTTTAGAACTGGAGACTGAACTACGCAAGAGACAGCAGATACTGCTGGAG TATGAGCAGGAGGAGATCAGGCGtcgagaggagcaggagaagggTGTCCCTGAGTTTGTTCGCGTGAAGGACAACCTGAGGCGCACACAGGTGTCTGGGCAATGA
- the zgc:195245 gene encoding protein FAM107B isoform X2, with amino-acid sequence MGDCGDRAMEGSYSAKKVLPQRPGFRHHRKENYVCREPLSRQSTEFSEVPEGTQTQSQQPPRVKLNGSTVETPSHHDLHRELLLSTKRGLLPGEKPELKRVLEQRRLEQHREQELALRPPLELETELRKRQQILLEYEQEEIRRREEQEKGVPEFVRVKDNLRRTQVSGQ; translated from the exons ATGGGGGACTGTGGCGATCGTGCCATGGAAGGGTCATACAGCGCAAAGAAA GTGCTTCCTCAGCGGCCAGGATTTCGACACCACCGAAAAG AGAACTATGTGTGCCGCGAGCCCCTGTCCCGGCAGTCTACAGAGTTTAGTGAGGTCCCGGAAGGGACTCAGACCCAGTCCCAGCAGCCGCCCAGGGTGAAACTGAACGGCTCCACTGTGGAGACACCCAGCCACCACGACCTGCACCGCGAACTACTGCTCAGCACCAAACG AGGCCTGTTGCCGGGAGAGAAGCCTGAGCTGAAGCGAGTCCTGGAACAGAGGAGGCTGGAGCAGCATAGAGAGCAGGAACTGGCTCTACGGCCTCCTTTAGAACTGGAGACTGAACTACGCAAGAGACAGCAGATACTGCTGGAG TATGAGCAGGAGGAGATCAGGCGtcgagaggagcaggagaagggTGTCCCTGAGTTTGTTCGCGTGAAGGACAACCTGAGGCGCACACAGGTGTCTGGGCAATGA
- the inavaa gene encoding innate immunity activator protein translates to MMDKEDMHKEEISDTDSGIILNSGPDSPTSPVKDLTTHTRAMRLKHQVLEEKLEQCLLEIKKLCIREAELTGKLPSDYPLLPDEKPPRVRRRIGASFKLDDRLIHQDGEDSELHSLEADLALQLQIVEAARRLSVEDHLSKPQKKSRLQQCKREEKKVKDLQEAVFQHRIRKECSSPPINKKNNSAKHRDLCMSDDSSLSDAVALDDDVDSGHLSPSASVDPLLQSSVGSLSLQSSSSQGSLQHSSGQSLVSSCSVEQTQTQSFSMGSSCSGEYPERSPIQNSPWRESSLDQPYLRPNKPLSACSSRSSSPVGTPVFPADSRVLPSHFPSIKNLALRHGQTHSSSAPSTPELHVRRQYSQSFRLPKSKPAHDLGEGRGRARLPRRRPEFLVRSPQYSPQRLYQSSSEDSSSEHSVPSYTSSPSRDNHIDREGPAPTEIPKLCPPPYGFHYGAKSPTSPAFNGSNSPSFYKNNNQHQSSPSLRRRMAEEGHCSPLSPQDLHSPLGRDLYLSPSKAPQPQHRHWQQEGQGPPPLSPRRVLKLPLPYTHLVRTPSLREYPEHLARVLPREIVSEELNSWHQRNQFQNQSQKSRPGSLERQGSFRVKSPTSPHLLPYMQGPHQKVILQRAADGTPVQWFVEEDSEIVSQV, encoded by the exons ATGATGGATAAAGAGGATATGCATAAAGAGGAGATCAGTGACACTGACAGTGGGATCATACTCAACTCAG GTCCTGACAGCCCCACGTCGCCGGTCAAGGACTTGACCACTCACACCCGAGCCATGAGGCTGAAGCATCAGGTTCTGGAGGAGAAACTGGAACAGTGTCTACTGGAAATCAAAAAGCTCTGCATCAGAGAGGCT gagctgacaggaaaaCTGCCGTCAGACTACCCTTTACTGCCTGATGAGAAGCCCCCTCGCGTTCGCAGGAGAATAGGAGCGTCCTTCAAACTGGACGACAGACTCATACACCAGGATGGAGAG GATTCAGAACTCCACTCCCTAGAAGCTGACCTGGCCTTGCAGCTCCAGATCGTTGAGGCGGCTCGTAGACTCTCAGTGGAGGATCACCTGTCCAAACCACAGAAGAAGAGCAGGCTGCAGCAGTgcaagagggaggagaagaaagtCAAGGATCTACAGGAAGCTGTGTTTCAGCACAGGATCAGGAAGGAGTGCTCCTCTCCACCAATTAACAAGAAGAATAACTCAGCCAAACACAGAG ATCTGTGCATGTCTGATGACAGCTCCCTGTCTGATGCAGTGGCCTTGGACGATG ACGTCGATTCTGGCCATCTCTCTCCCTCGGCGTCTGTAGACCCACTCCTGCAATCCTCTGTGGGCTCCCTGtccctccagtcctcctcctcccagggcaGTCTCCAACACTCCTCCGGCCAGAGCCTCGTCTCCAGCTGCAGTGTGGagcagacccagacccagagctTCAGTATGGGCTCCAGCTGCAGTGGGGAGTACCCTGAACGCTCCCCCATCCAGAACTCCCCCTGGAGAGAGTCTAGCCTGGATCAGCCCTACCTAAGACCCAACAAACCCCTCTCTGCCTGCAGCAGCAGGTCCAG CAGTCCAGTAGGGACCCCAGTGTTTCCTGCAGACAGTAGAGTCCTGCCCTCCCACTTCCCCTCCATTAAGAACCTGGCTCTGAGACATGGACAAACCCACTCCTCCAGTGCCCCCTCTACTCCAGAGCTGCACGTACGCAGACAGTACTCACAGTCCTTCAG ACTTCCCAAAAGTAAGCCCGCTCATGACCTGGGTGAAGGACGTGGGCGTGCCAGGTTGCCACGCAGACGGCCGGAGTTCCTGGTTCGGTCTCCACAGTACTCTCCCCAGCGCTTGTACCAGTCCAGCTCTGAGGACAGCAGCTCTGAACACTCTGTCCCCTCCTACACCAGCTCCCCCAGCCGGGACAATCACATAGACAGGGAGGGCCCCGCACCCACCGAGATCCCCAAGCTCTGCCCTCCTCCCTACGGCTTCCACTACGGAGCTAAAAGTCCCACCAGCCCTGCTTTCAATGGCTCCAACAGCCCCAGCTTTTACAAGAACAACAACCAGCACCAGTCCTCTCCCAGCTTGAGAAGGAGAATGGCGGAGGAAGGCCACTGTTCCCCTCTTTCCCCGCAGGACCTGCACAGTCCCCTGGGGAGGGATCTCTACCTTTCCCCCTCCAAGGCCCCCCAGCCCCAGCACAGGCACTGGCAGCAGGAGGGACAGGGGCCCCCACCGTTATCCCCCAGGAGAGTTCTGAAGCTCCCACTCCCCTACACCCACCTCGTACGTACCCCGTCACTGAGGGAGTACCCCGAACACCTCGCCCGGGTGCTGCCCAGGGAGATTGTGTCAGAGGAGCTCAATTCCTGGCACCAGCGGAACCAGTTCCAAAATCAGTCCCAGAAGTCACGCCCGGGTTCCCTGGAGCGCCAGGGGTCGTTCAGAGTAAAGAGCCCCACGTCCCCTCACCTCCTGCCCTACATGCAG gGTCCCCACCAAAAGGTGATCCTCCAGAGGGCTGCAGATGGAACTCCAGTGCAGTGGTTTGTTGAAGAGGACTCAGAGATTGTTAGCCAGGTGTAA
- the LOC115169026 gene encoding lymphoid-restricted membrane protein, whose translation MVPIHTLHPQPDEGTPKQSDQPTKMLIVLDSEDSEEESIEEQQPVTPWNDLCIIDRVGFNSAKMSEEQVENAFSQIALAFRSDQYTLKQRLQAEEHARNLAEENIQLELMRGRETLETLKDLCLDSTRSTILQRLELCLDILGGTVERISNTAEVLGAVHQEARVSRAVELMVSHVDNLKRRYERDITELDETKKLNRKTLRRNYSDPRDEGEFRQRDNKTSQQLHIGASRRRVSIAVVTKQAQEKRKRERGLQKSFSLDLGIGKKSLSTPSPSMDSITESNPSVMVKTDEMDVPLLDGR comes from the exons ATGGTGCCGATCCATACTCTGCACCCTCAG CCTGATGAGGGGACACCTAAACAAAGTGACCAGCCGACCAAGATGCTAATCGTGCTAGACAGTGAGGACAGTGAGGAAG AGTCCATTGAAGAGCAGCAGCCGGTTACGCCATGGAATGACCTGTGTATTATAGATCGCGTAGGCTTCAACAG TGCTAAGATGTCAGAGGAACAAGTGGAG AATGCATTCTCCCAGATTGCGCTGGCCTTTCGTAGTGACCAGTACACCCTGAAGCAGAGGCTGCAGGCAGAGGAGCATGCTAGGAACCTGGCTGAGGAGAACATCCAGCTGGAGTTGATGAGAGGCCGGGAGACACTGGAG ACTCTAAAGGATCTGTGTCTGGACAGTACACGCAGTACGATCCTCCAGAGACTAGAGCTGTGTCTGGATATACTGGGAGGAACAGTGGAGAGAATCTCCAACACAGCAGAAGTGTTGGGAGCTGTACATCAG GAGGCTCGTGTGAGTCGGGCGGTGGAGCTGATGGTGAGCCACGTTGACAACCTGAAGAGGCGTTATGAGAGAGACATCACGGAGCTGGACGAGACCAAGAAACTCAACAGGAAAACCCTCCGTAGGAACTACAGCGACCCGAGAG ATGAAGGAGAGTTCAGGCAGAGGGACAATAAAACCTCTCAGCAG TTGCACATTGGCGCAAGTCGCCGAAGGGTCAGCATAGCAGTGGTCACCAAACAAGCCCAG GAAAAGAGAAAACGGGAAAGAGGGCTGCAGAAGTCATTCTCATTAGATCTTGGGATAGGCAAGAAGTCACTCTCAACCCCATCTCCATCAATGGACTCCATCACAGAGTCCAACCCTTCAGTCATGGTCAAGACAGACGAGATGGATGTTCCCTTACTGGATGGCAGGTAA